The following nucleotide sequence is from candidate division WOR-3 bacterium.
CATACGAGGATTACTGGTCCTACGTGGCGATAAGGGAAGCCACAGATGATATTATCTACGCCACCAGCGCGCCGAGAAGGGTGAGGATTGGCGTTTCGGTAAATTATTGATGAGTAGTGATGTAGTTTTTTGAAAACTGATTGGTCGTGCATGTAGTGCGGGAGGTTTGAGATGAATTGTTTATTTATGGCGATCGTCCTTTTCAGCAGTGTTACCGGCAAGATCCAGGGCAGGGTAGTTGACGACAAAACCAATGAGCCAATCGCATATGCCAACGTCACCGTGCTCGACACCGAACTGGGCGCGGCAACCGATGACGGCGGCTATTTCTTCATCCTCAACGTGCCCACCGGTAGATACACCGTAGAAGTATCCTTCATCGGCTACCAGACAAAGAATATTGCGAACCTGATCGTCGAGTATGATAAAACCGTCCGC
It contains:
- a CDS encoding carboxypeptidase-like regulatory domain-containing protein, whose product is MNCLFMAIVLFSSVTGKIQGRVVDDKTNEPIAYANVTVLDTELGAATDDGGYFFILNVPTGRYTVEVSFIGYQTKNIANLIVEYDKTVRLEVSLAPSAIELSPVTVTSERPAVSKDMVGTTYLIRKTELPYLPVDYTIELVAFQAAVARTDTALHVR